TATAGCTACACAAGTTAACGCCAACACTACCATAAGCGCAGCCGACAACACAACTTTCATTAACCTCTTCATATCTCCTTACCTCTTGTCATATACCAAATCTATAAGAATGCCATCGGGAAGCACTGTGCCAAATCCGGGCAGATACTCCTCGTAACTGTATGTATGTACTACGCCGTTGATCGTAACCTTTGCAGACAGCCATGCCCCATATATATACCCGATGGCTGAGTATCTTTAGTGGCTCTCTTCCATGCATCTGCTATTTTCTGTGGTGGTAAAGGCACGTATGGATTCTGGCCAGTCAGATACGGTGCAAAAATAAACCCCGTATTTTCTTCAGGATAAGCCCCTCGATCATATGCTATTGTATGGAAGCCCGTTACTATGTGAATTCCTTTAAAAACTGGTTCAAACCACCACTTAATTTGGTATTCGTCGAGGCACTCGCATGCATGAAGGACTATCCACTCTAGGTCCTGATCTCCCCATTCGGGCTTCGTAATGCCAGTCTACTCTCCACTCAAAAACTCCATCCGCATCGTGATTTGTCCCGAATAGAAAGAATGTTTTAGCTCCATGACCGTAGAAGCATGCAAAGTCTACTCTGTCGATCCACACGTAATCAAATCCACCTACGGCGGGTTTCTCAAAATCAGACTCCCAAGCCATGTCATTGCCAAAATGAAAGCCACTTCATCCTATATTTATCAACAGTTGGTAAAATTGTTCAGCATTATCATCAGCATAATTAAGATCCGATACTGGCCAGCCAGCTTCTCTTGCCTTTGAATAATCGCATATCCACTCAACGCCAACCTCTTTAATGTTAGAGTCGTCCCGTCCGGCACGTACGTTAGGTATATTGCATATTATAAAATCAAAATCAACTAAGACTATTATTTCTGTGGCAATCAAATAATTAACGGACCTCACACCCTGATCTTCAGATTGTCCCTTTAGTTAAAGGGGTAATGGCATCTAATAAATTTTTGTTATAAACCAAATTCTATGATCGTAATGTCGATCAAACTATACATTTGAAAGTTGTTTAAACTAGAGATGAAACTCGCTCAATTTTTAATTGCACATGGTTCGGCCCACTAAATTAATGTCTAAGTGTTATTTCCTTGACAACCGCAAGTGTTAAATATTGTTTGAAAATGCAGCTACATGGTGTAGGCATTTATTTTATCTGAGGTTACGCTGCAATTAAATGTTTTAGCAGGATTTCAGAGCTCGGCTTTTTCACCGTAAATTAATTGATGAGCCTTGGGTTGATGTTTCGCATAGTTTTTCCACAGTATGCCATGCTAAGTTTACAGATCGTATACTATCCCCGGAATCTTGGGAAATGGTTGCACTTCGCCTATATGCCTGGCTCCAACTATCCAAGCTACAAGTCTCTCTATGCCTATTCCGGCACCGGCAGATGGACATATTTTGTTCTCTTTTGCTAACTGTAGAAACAATTTGAAGTTTTCTTTTCTCACTCCATCCCTGTCCAGTTTCTTAACGATTTTATGATATTCCCATTCCCTTCTTGACCCAGATAACACTTCGCCGAACTTTGGAAGGAAGAGGTCATAGTTGTCCCATTTGCCCGTTTCAAAGTCCTCAAAGTCATAGAATTCCCTGGGAATATTTACAACCCAAAATGGTTCATTAGCTTCTTGTACCACTGCTCTTTCCCAATTGCCGCCGTATTTTTCCTCGAGTTCTTTCATTTCGTAAACTTTGAATGGCGCGCTTGGCACTTTCAGGCAATTATACCTTCCTAGACAGTCTAGTTCCTCCCGCAAAACTTTTCGTAAGCTTCCTAGCAGTCCACATAAAATTTCCTCCACAAATTTTCTTATGTCGTCCGAAGTGGCGCCTTTTATCTCAAAGTCAAGTTGCGTGAATTCATAGGCGTGGATCCCAGTGTGGACTCTATCCTTCCTTTCAATTCTAACATTTGGTGAAAGTGTAAAAAGCTTAGGATACGCCAATGAACAGGCAACCATTTTGTGGACAATCAT
The sequence above is drawn from the Candidatus Bathyarchaeota archaeon genome and encodes:
- a CDS encoding asparagine synthetase translates to MQTEIHYVPKPLEELSADELRRKIVIGKVMTNTLSYLTREFVKNGFQWLLPVVFSKSTDPLWPDPGSSIEKRIEVEIYGEIVRPTLSMIVHKMVACSLAYPKLFTLSPNVRIERKDRVHTGIHAYEFTQLDFEIKGATSDDIRKFVEEILCGLLGSLRKVLREELDCLGRYNCLKVPSAPFKVYEMKELEEKYGGNWERAVVQEANEPFWVVNIPREFYDFEDFETGKWDNYDLFLPKFGEVLSGSRREWEYHKIVKKLDRDGVRKENFKLFLQLAKENKICPSAGAGIGIERLVAWIVGARHIGEVQPFPKIPGIVYDL